Proteins encoded together in one Labrus bergylta chromosome 20, fLabBer1.1, whole genome shotgun sequence window:
- the chpf2 gene encoding chondroitin sulfate glucuronyltransferase, with translation MRLSSFLAVFRPALPLILGLSLGCSLSLLMVSWTQGDTDDSCGDELGNGRLFLGRGEAQRDSRDGAGEEDFQPRIVPYHKDPNKPHKKVLRTRYIHTELGIRERLLVGVLTSRATLNTLAVAVNRTVAHHFHRTFFFTGLRSPKVPHGMTVVAHGDDRPVWLMYETVRHLHQHYGSDYDWFLLAQDDTYMQADRLSELVGHLSAGQDLYMGRAEEFIGGEEKARYCHGGYGYLLSRSLLARLQPHLDTCRNDILSVRPDEWLGRCIIDYLGLSCVEVHQEMSYRYFELGKNADPEREDSVQFKNAFTVHPVSEPNLMYRLHKRFSKIELEQTYQQIQQLQMQINNLSDLTPEGKAGVTWPIGINPPFKPRTRFEVINWEYFTEEHIYSCVDSSPKCEMRGADRADVNAVLEIAVERLNERYQPQLRFRKRRLLNGYRRFDPTRGMEYVLDLALEAYTQKGHSQVIAKRVNLLRPLSAVEIIPMPYVTEATRVQVILPVTAQDQDFVGNFLDMYVMNTLDTHDNVLLTFLFIYDPFDAQRVSQTDVFAGVKAMIGEVEKRYGDVKIPWISVKTEVPSQVKLMDIISKKHPVDTLFFLASVWTEVNADFLNRCRMNAISNWQVFFPIHFQEYSPAVVYRDQQPSAASSSFASESLRDGHFDRHVFEEACFYNADYMTARTKMAADILDNEELLESMDVYDIFVRYSGLHVFRAVEPALIQKYVRRTCNPRFSEDIYHRCVLSNLEGLGSRSHLAMALFEQEQANST, from the exons ATGCGTCTTTCCTCCTTTCTGGCCGTGTTCAGGCCTGCTTTGCCCCTCATCCTGGGGCTGTCTCTTGGATGTAGTCTGAGCCTTTTGATGGTTTCGTGGACACAAGGGGACACCGATGACTCTTGTGGGGATGAACTGGGCAACGGGAGGCTCTTCCTGGGCAGAGGAGAGGCCCAGAGAGACTCCAGAGAtggagcaggagaagaagacTTCCAGCCACGTATCGTGCCCTATCACAAGGATCCAAACAAGCCCCACAAGAAGGTCCTCAG GACCCGGTATATACACACTGAATTGGGCATCAGAGAGCGCCTGCTGGTCGGTGTTCTGACCTCTCGGGCCACCCTCAACACGCTGGCCGTGGCCGTGAATCGCACAGTTGCCCATCACTTCCACCGCACCTTCTTCTTCACGGGCCTGCGTAGCCCCAAGGTGCCTCATGGGATGACCGTTGTAGCCCATGGGGACGACCGCCCAGTGTGGCTGATGTACGAGACTGTGCGTCACCTCCATCAGCACTATGGCTCGGACTATGACTGGTTCCTGTTGGCCCAGGATGACACTTACATGCAAGCAGATCGTCTTTCTGAGCTGGTGGGTCACCTCAGTGCAGGCCAGGATTTGTACATGGGCAGAGCGGAGGAGTTTATTGGTGGAGAGGAGAAGGCCCGCTACTGCCATGGGGGCTATGGCTATCTGCTGTCTCGCAGTCTTCTGGCTCGTCTGCAGCCGCACCTCGACACCTGCCGTAATGACATCCTCAGCGTGAGACCTGATGAGTGGCTGGGCCGCTGCATTATTGATTACCTGGGTCTCAGTTGTGTGGAGGTGCACCAG GAGATGAGTTATCGTTATTTTGAACTTGGGAAGAATGCAGATCCAGAGCGTGAAGATAGCGTACAGTTTAAAAACGCCTTCACAGTCCATCCTGTATCTGAACCGAATCTGATGTACCGCCTGCACAAACGCTTCAGCAAGATCGAGCTGGAGCAGACGTACCAACAGATTCAACAGCTGCAG ATGCAGATCAACAACCTGAGTGACCTCACACCGGAGGGTAAGGCCGGAGTAACGTGGCCTATCGGAATCAACCCTCCCTTCAAGCCAAGAACCCGTTTTGAGGTCATTAACTGGGAGTACTTTACTGAAGAGCATATTTACTCATGTGTTGACAGCTCCCCTAAGTGTGAGATGAGAGGGGCTGACCGTGCAGATGTTAACGCAGTTTTAGAGATCGCCGTGGAGCGTCTTAACGAGCGATATCAGCCTCAGCTGCGCTTCCGCAAGCGCCGTCTTCTCAACGGTTACCGGCGCTTTGATCCCACGCGTGGTATGGAGTATGTGCTGGACCTCGCACTTGAAGCCTACACCCAGAAAGGCCACAGTCAAGTCATTGCCAAACGTGTTAACTTGCTGCGGCCTTTAAGCGCAGTTGAGATTATCCCCATGCCTTACGTGACTGAGGCTACACGGGTGCAGGTCATCCTCCCTGTCACAGCTCAGGACCAGGACTTTGTTGGGAACTTCCTCGACATGTACGTGATGAACACTTTAGACACCCATGACAACGTTTTACTCACGTTCCTGTTCATCTACGATCCTTTTGACGCCCAGCGAGTCAGCCAGACTGATGTGTTCGCTGGTGTCAAGGCCATGATCGGGGAGGTGGAGAAGCGATATGGTGACGTGAAGATTCCTTGGATTAGCGTTAAAACGGAGGTGCCTTCACAGGTCAAACTAATGGACATCATCTCCAAGAAACACCCAGTGGACACACTGTTCTTCCTGGCCAGCGTGTGGACCGAGGTCAATGCAGACTTCCTAAATCGCTGCAGAATGAACGCCATCAGCAACTGGCAAGTCTTCTTCCCCATCCACTTCCAAGAGTACAGTCCTGCCGTTGTGTACCGCGACCAGCAGCCCtctgcagcctcctcctcttttgCATCAGAGTCACTGCGAGACGGACACTTCGACCGCCACGTATTTGAAGAGGCCTGCTTTTACAACGCGGACTACATGACCGCTCGGACCAAGATGGCTGCAGACATCTTGGACAATGAGGAGCTGCTGGAAAGTATGGACGTGTACGACATATTTGTGCGTTACTCCGGGCTCCATGTGTTCAGAGCTGTGGAGCCGGCGCTGATCCAGAAATACGTGCGGCGAACCTGCAATCCAAGGTTCAGTGAGGATATCTACCACCGCTGTGTCCTTAGTAACCTGGAGGGTCTGGGGTCACGCTCACATCTGGCCATGGCTCTTTTTGAACAAGAGCAGGCCAACAGCACCTAG